From a single Zygotorulaspora mrakii chromosome 2, complete sequence genomic region:
- the CBF2 gene encoding Cbf2p (similar to Saccharomyces cerevisiae CBF2 (YGR140W); ancestral locus Anc_3.504), with amino-acid sequence MDQTDVDIGTQVRDLVDSLSPRTAHQYKSYNAKYVQWLRGRKIIGSDAEASVLYRELPLSAHLVHWFLLDTLILESGHGQGGGGDKRGDKRGDEDGDDDKDDFKIATLKKMVSSLKFLNKLCAIHGNSSKIDDKYVENVTKLHSHWISLNKDDLLPLVKVSINLWNDYTPSLAEKFFKSCFEKTRFIVDFQLRFISKLSYDQRSKIKLSQLKPGADNRSISFDQKTWSSLQVYLPDSHPRVKSHMPIVLSSRSCPFLCPLTSLATYLYLRFYGIKTMTKGDGFPNLLEERSSHKDTWLDLPLIRGKSLLDYPRDETLSNYYSSVFRYCQLPYKRRDFFTKPSLQFPTWSESDFSGFFDDYYNKSVNQKDAAAFADHVPVDFKQIMNFKSSGSYSNETRHTDLPKGLLVQIFPEIESYRRQWDSLSIESQNFIKLLEILRNHFLSNLPIIFQFFPNHDLFKDPIFQNTDFQSYFHDIIGKKKIKDEYVDSLPGFVSINEDCLKSLLIESSTTVTNNAKTNDNLSIVDLSSSANDLMNKTFQFAQYQTLTNFRILISLLTNIFDRLEMKKSSREFMIHQLGLVQDTINEKINVSKPIDVDNFVKEEEDQKQVELKNVDDSTDHTDKKGRSKRNTHGLLAIEDEFSEEADIDDDDDNDNDNQDMQQELKFMINELVGERVRSTVKQQMEEWETKIKKMVDAAVESKISAVVKRNLNEFEDDNEDSLSKRQRLSITPSITNNESTPNYPVPEDNSKHFEMNPHLESVESVILEWFTPNPDMNNECVHHMNKNHSKIWRSSFEKLYKERKVVVEFYIYLVNDRAYDRYKAVDICESFKRKTNDGTLRSLAQYLKEWKKNHSNSFAGGILEEN; translated from the coding sequence ATGGACCAGACCGACGTCGATATTGGCACGCAGGTCAGGGATTTGGTCGACTCGCTGTCGCCGCGAACCGCGCATCAGTACAAATCGTACAACGCCAAGTATGTCCAGTGGTTGAGAGGCAGGAAGATCATTGGCTCAGACGCCGAGGCGTCTGTTCTGTACAGAGAGCTGCCGCTGTCGGCGCATCTGGTGCATTGGTTTCTTCTGGACACGTTGATACTGGAGAGTGGCCACGGGCAGGGCGGTGGTGGCGACAAGCGGGGCGACAAGCGGGGCGACGAAGACGGCGACGACGACAAGGACGATTTTAAAATAGCCacgttgaaaaaaatggtcaGCAGTCTCAAGTTTCTCAACAAGCTGTGCGCAATCCACGGCAACTCGAGCAAAATTGACGACAAGTATGTGGAAAATGTCACCAAATTGCACTCACATTGGATTTCACTCAACAAGGACGACCTGTTGCCGCTGGTCAAGGTGTCGATCAATCTGTGGAACGATTACACGCCGTCGTTGGCGGAGaagttcttcaaaagctgTTTCGAAAAGACGAGGTTTATAGTCGATTTCCAGCTGAGATTTATTTCTAAGCTGTCCTATGACCAGAGATCGAAGATAAAACTGTCGCAATTGAAACCTGGCGCGGACAACCGCAGCATTTCGTTTGATCAAAAGACATGGTCTTCGTTGCAAGTGTATTTGCCAGATTCGCATCCTAGGGTGAAATCGCATATGCCTATCGTTTTATCATCCCGTAGTTGTCCGTTTCTGTGTCCGTTGACCTCTCTGGCGACCTATTTGTATCTGAGGTTTTATGGTATAAAGACGATGACCAAAGGCGATGGATTTCCGAACCTTTTGGAAGAGAGGTCAAGTCACAAGGACACATGGTTGGACTTGCCTCTTATCCGTGGTAAATCCTTACTAGATTATCCACGAGATGAAACTTTGAGCAATTATTACTCTTCGGTTTTCAGATACTGTCAGCTGCCTTACAAGAGGCGAGATTTCTTCACCAAACCGTCCTTGCAGTTCCCGACTTGGTCAGAAAGTGATTTTTCCGGTTTTTTCGACGATTATTATAACAAATCAGTAAACCAAAAAGATGCAGCAGCGTTTGCCGACCATGTTCCAGTTGATTTCAAGCAAATAATGAACTTTAAAAGCTCAGGCTCGtattcaaatgaaactCGTCATACCGATCTACCCAAGGGTTTATTAGTTCAAATCTTCcctgaaattgaatcttATCGACGTCAGTGGGATTCATTATCGATCGAATCGCAAAACTTTATAAAACttttggaaattttgagaaatcattttttatccaaTTTGCCAATTatctttcagtttttccCCAATCATGATCTCTTTAAAGACCCGATTTTTCAGAATACAGATTTTCAATCTTATTTTCACGATATTATTgggaagaaaaaaatcaaagatgaaTATGTTGATAGCTTGCCCGGTTTCGTTTCAATAAATGAGGATTGCCTAAAGAGTTTACTTATCGAATCGTCAACAACAGTCACGAATAATGCCAAAACGAATGATAATTTATCTATTGTTGATCTCAGTTCAAGTGCAAATGATCTGATGaataaaacttttcaattcgCCCAGTATCAAACTTTAACGAATTTTCgaattttgatttcattactcacaaatatttttgatagacttgagatgaaaaaatcttctaGAGAATTTATGATTCATCAGCTTGGTTTAGTTCAAGATActataaatgaaaagataAACGTTTCGAAACCAATTGATGTTGATAACTTTGttaaggaagaagaagatcaaaaacaagtagaattgaaaaacgtTGATGACAGTACTGATCACACCGATAAAAAAGGAAGgtcaaaaagaaacacACACGGGCTACTTGCAATAGAAGATGAATTTTCTGAGGAAGCAGACattgacgatgacgatgataatgataatgataatcAAGATATGCAGCAAGAATTAAAATTTATGATTAATGAGCTTGTTGGTGAAAGGGTAAGGTCGACTGTGAAACAGCAAATGGAAGAATGggaaacaaaaataaaaaaaatggtagACGCAGCTGtagaatcaaaaatttctgcTGTGGTAAAACGTAATTTGAACGAATTCGAggatgataatgaagattCTCTATCTAAGAGGCAAAGGCTAAGCATAACACCATCCATTACGAACAATGAATCAACACCTAACTATCCAGTTCCGGAAGATAATTCAAAACACTTTGAAATGAATCCTCACTTGGAAAGTGTCGAATCTGTGATTTTAGAATGGTTCACTCCTAATCCAGATATGAATAATGAATGCGTTCATCATATGAATAAAAACCATAGCAAAATTTGGAGATCAAGTTTTGAGAAACTTTACAAAGAACGTAAAGTCGTGGTTGAATTTTACATTTATCTTGTCAATGATAGAGCGTATGATAGATACAAAGCAGTTGATATATGtgaatctttcaaaagaaaaacgaaTGACGGTACACTGCGATCTTTAGctcaatatttgaaagagtggaaaaaaaatcattcaaattcatttgCCGGTGGTatattggaagaaaattaG
- a CDS encoding uncharacterized protein (similar to Saccharomyces cerevisiae VPS62 (YGR141W) and YPR157W; ancestral locus Anc_3.505) → MKRTTFLFIRSCFYVLVFCNILVKSISISLLEDDPFIKLYEQEKGEYNSPPVTSPYDLNDENRSLKEKGKVPQYVVDSCPLVHLYTEEKYWPSDIAKYVNNFNITDGDSVAVFNKDKLTLSDLKPSYKYDLPNGSQGEISSEFTYLTSLDDFAKDPKWLLGSPPEYGTGHIRDGPAVLLVVDKGNGWVDAFWFYFYPFNLGPFIMGYGPWGNHVGDWEHSLVRFYKGEPRYVWMSAHGGGLAYKYSALEKVKKLRHINGKLTPESIYRPLIFSARGTHANYASVGQHAHDVPFFFMPLSDFTDRGPMWDPSLNFYGYTFDGDAFTPAGPKEQEYGASWIQFHGRWGDKKLPGRDPRQKWCPVQWKYIDGPTGPYYKHLDRLSLCPEFQWWNFWQACPSRRFIKKGEGLDAEKNDLVGDNCGVLLYKIRPRWLRGVFRLLMWRGVTCLLMDFFTG, encoded by the coding sequence ATGAAAAGAACAACTTTTTTATTCATTAGAAGTTGTTTTTATGTATTGGTATTTTGCAATATCCTTGTCAAATCAATATCGATTTCGCTGTTAGAAGATGATccatttatcaaattaTATGAGCAGGAAAAGGGCGAGTACAACTCACCTCCTGTAACATCGCCTTATGATTTAAATGATGAGAATAGAAGCCTGAAAGAAAAGGGAAAGGTACCGCAATATGTTGTAGATAGTTGCCCTTTGGTTCATCTATAcactgaagaaaaatattggCCGTCTGATATTGCCAAATATGTCAACAACTTCAATATTACAGATGGAGATAGCGTAGCTGTATTCAATAAAGATAAATTGACACTCAGTGATTTAAAACCAAGCTATAAATATGATTTGCCTAACGGCTCACAAGGCGAAATATCGAGTGAATTCACCTATTTAACCAGTTTAGATGATTTCGCCAAGGACCCCAAATGGCTACTGGGGTCGCCACCAGAGTATGGCACAGGTCATATTAGAGACGGGCCTGCAGTACTTTTAGTAGTAGATAAGGGTAACGGATGGGTAGACGCCTTTTGGTTCTATTTTTATCCTTTCAACCTAGGCCCATTTATCATGGGTTATGGTCCATGGGGAAATCATGTTGGAGATTGGGAGCACTCTTTGGTTAGATTTTATAAGGGGGAACCCAGATATGTCTGGATGAGTGCTCATGGAGGTGGTTTGGCATACAAATACTCAGCATTggaaaaagtcaaaaaacTACGTCATATAAATGGGAAATTAACTCCAGAAAGTATCTATAGGCCTTTGATCTTTAGCGCTAGAGGAACTCATGCAAACTATGCCTCCGTTGGTCAGCATGCGCATGATGTGccctttttttttatgcCATTGAGTGACTTTACCGATCGCGGTCCAATGTGGGACCCCTCTCTGAATTTTTATGGTTATACATTTGATGGTGATGCTTTTACACCTGCTGGACCTAAGGAACAAGAATATGGGGCCTCCTGGATACAATTTCATGGCCGTTGGGGTGACAAGAAGCTTCCAGGGAGGGATCCTAGACAAAAATGGTGCCCTGTCCAATGGAAATACATCGATGGCCCAACCGGGCCGTACTATAAACATTTGGATAGACTATCATTGTGTCCTGAGTTTCAGTGGTGGAATTTTTGGCAAGCTTGTCCTTCAAGACgtttcatcaaaaaaggaGAAGGTTTAGatgcagaaaaaaatgatctgGTAGGTGATAATTGTGGTGTTTTACTATACAAAATCAGACCCAGATGGTTACGAGGAGTTTTCAGACTTCTGATGTGGAGAGGTGTAACATGCCTTTTGATGGATTTTTTCACCGGCTGA
- a CDS encoding uncharacterized protein (similar to Saccharomyces cerevisiae BTN2 (YGR142W) and YPR158W; ancestral locus Anc_3.506), whose amino-acid sequence MFSVIQSPCVFEPLPILNVLEGDQLCYGPELKKRRSVGNPCRYSRPAPKTSPISMRYSVEENDDSYILSLYKKVPEGRIAEMVNQELVKLKESAYRPIYHVVHDILGNSYYLEEEQDENELIRKAMSQLNMNAIYRKVAREAFQDLNIELNHRGDELTVSSQRDGISKSFEIDEQIADVRVVGCKYDEVNEYGILKLMLEKISNTNNLVTLLKLSESDQLRSSGQQRIAREAALEGKANQDEAERQKREEAKRTNALAEEQKEKHMQERAIALAEEQRRKRLEEEIAYALAKQQKEKQMKERAIALAKEQREKRIEERKLIEAKEKEAEKERKLAITHQNARIRDEAERAKLQKKIAKEQKLKQRKAALVAEKKAARLQKQFEKDSAGSKNIVININFNGDQKGEWTKNHRNEDFVGTELKRITSPILEDIQDEELDRFNASLMKSPTGSSIIEEAV is encoded by the coding sequence ATGTTTTCAGTTATACAATCGCCATGCGTTTTTGAACCCTTGCCAATACTCAATGTACTCGAGGGGGATCAGCTATGCTATGGTCCTGAACTaaagaaaaggagaagTGTAGGTAATCCATGCCGCTATTCCAGGCCTGCTCCAAAGACTTCCCCAATTTCAATGAGATATAGTGTTgaggaaaatgatgataGCTACATTCTTTCTCTATATAAAAAGGTTCCAGAAGGTAGAATTGCTGAAATGGTCAATCAAGAATTGGTCAAGTTGAAAGAGTCAGCCTACAGACCAATATACCATGTCGTTCATGACATACTGGGTAATTCTTATtatttggaagaagagcaagatgaaaatgagcTTATAAGAAAAGCGATGTCTCAATTGAATATGAATGCAATTTATCGTAAAGTCGCAAGAGAAGCATTCCAAGATCTTAACATCGAATTGAATCACAGAGGCGATGAATTAACCGTGTCAAGTCAAAGAGATGGCATAAGTAAATCATTTGAGATTGATGAACAAATCGCTGATGTTCGTGTCGTTGGTTGTAAATATGATGAGGTAAATGAATATGGCATTCTTAAATTAatgcttgaaaaaatttcaaatacgaACAATTTGGTAACTTTACTCAAACTGTCTGAATCCGATCAGCTAAGGTCTTCAGGACAGCAAAGAATAGCCCGAGAAGCAGCTTTGGAAGGAAAGGCTAACCAGGATGAAGCTGAGAGACAAAAAAGGGAAGAGGCAAAAAGGACTAATGCTTTAGCTGAAgaacagaaagaaaaacataTGCAAGAAAGGGCTATTGCTCTAGCTGAGGAACAAAGAAGGAAACGATTAGAGGAAGAAATAGCTTATGCTTTAGCTAAgcaacaaaaagaaaaacaaatgaagGAAAGGGCTATTGCTCTGGCTAAAGAACAACGAGAGAAACGaatagaagaaagaaaattgaTCGAagcaaaggaaaaagaagctgaaaaagaaagaaaacttgCAATCACTCATCAAAACGCCAGGATTAGGGACGAAGCAGAAAGAGCAAAGCTACAGAAGAAGATAGCTAAAGAGCAGAAACTCAAACAGAGGAAAGCTGCTTTGGTTGCTGAGAAAAAGGCGGCTAGATTGCAAAAACAGTTCGAGAAAGATTCGGCaggttcaaaaaatatcgtAATTAATATTAATTTTAACGGCGATCAGAAAGGGGAATGGACAAAAAATCACAGAAATGAAGATTTTGTAGGTACTGAACTGAAAAGAATCACCTCTCCAATTCTAGAAGATATACAAGACGAGGAGCTGGACAGATTTAATGCATCTTTAATGAAGTCGCCCACGGGCTCATCAATAATAGAGGAAGCTGTATAG
- a CDS encoding uncharacterized protein (Ty-like element, ribosomal frameshifting) encodes MSNQVTIDNAEENILSKYGSAAKVPFSMNREAEDSLFTSRGKSNSSEISNNGTDPNLSDSQRDFPSLQPSIPASVDNKQEGSPKSSAYDAGYQHTGSTQGYTYPYPWPSPYPPIAPPMVPPMGNGMFNWNMNADGIKYIPATSYETFMYQQKLLNDQFKQYRKFYDQRSEDDTTSESAKESNNEQVLPDLDEISNPSEFPRWMRSFKRFLEDNKLGDIIPDRLNESERDATKSEKAFIINSFKTYVKETAYPKSVKDAIKRGHDLFRIILCHVSEDSNLRSAIWRELTTISYDGSEDSYYYTSRVKELYSQLKATNSNIPEDIICEYLLKNLHGQYAKIRENHYLEYDLNTIAGISKCVLRTYDRLIKNKKHTSETSPSVTNRHCYKCSSEGHFAPQCPNVKDKLPKPSINSRKEKKPYHRKGIHKIGLTRDTELLGILQNSKKKRPSMTKTPQTGELVEDNQHLLIDSGAAISVIRDPGLLHNINKHPNIGIADAQDREIPISVSGDLQLSFPGTSIIHTQAVASTVPHVDILSLHELQKNGITVDFNNSQVTNNKGKMVARIKKIGPYYWIPAKYIHKPHKKLNVMNVQKQPLFPMEFIHRLLGHVNIKTLRDSIKQGMLTNLSMDDIDWSGYSNFQCEDCVSGKSKKHKHLVGSRLTYQKSYQPFEFLHTDIFGPVPHMPTSSPSYFMAFTDEATRFRWVFGLWNKEAETVTSKFRELVNMVKTQFNTKVRSFQMDRGSEYTNKTIRNFFKEYGIIPCYTSVGDSKANGVAERLNYTLLDDCRTLLRSSNLPLHLWFYAVQFSTLMRNSLITSSVGTSSRAKAGLTGLDVSTILPFGQRVMVNNPPKNKLRPRGVVGFALTPSAESHGYLIYIPSKHTITDTTNYLIIRGDPHDRTDDADAVIAPLLDQLEARQDGEFDNNMSTHSGGMEMDVSIHSGGTIHQRPVLPTPTADNLSTSSGGNDPIQTGTTDTTEVIPEYISEGNNDVLGPDIHDDPPEHTNDDPPEHTNDDPPEHTSDEIADDIEEHGSNMINEDPRINLQSANHAVTYDDTEGDDQPTQNEPTSNPINDPANDHPSSAIIDNTKTPDPIPDTVSRRTINNDIDPSSAIASTVGIQASAYDDVAPTTEDERTTSSTSTAELDPLPSEEESPAPESTTVATPDSETPESISNVGGNDQSPEVNAKSLEERKNRIFQYRNGDIPRVKPPSTKRKSSLALGEIEDRTQRKRPKRHILYVNAVHSNPTPHIKPSLSYYEAIVNNDDKNDAKGYNEAYMKEYDQLIKMKTWDPNKPVNEKTIPRQQIINSMFIFNTKRDGRKKCRFVARGDQQKAGTYKEDLKANTVHHYALMTSLNIALDKKMFITQLDISSAYLYAELEEDLYIRAPPHMKLKGKAFKLNKSLYGLKQSGANWYKMIGSYLTNSCNMTELTGWPCVFKDENECFVCLFVDDMIVLSKDIKAANKLVKTLKKKFETKVIHDGKLDENNMATYDILGLEIEYTFGKKMTIGMENSLTEKLPHLGFDIEKDNKKFLVPGTPGEHIHKDNLVVEEDDYKEKVKQMQKAIGLLSYVGYKYRFDILYYVNILAQHTLYPSEQVEKLTKQLLNFVWQSKHKKLIWHANKHTKTNRITAITDASFANEEGFRSQLGHYYCLNGKVIGGRSSSEKLRVISSTEAEIYAVSESVPMLQGVACLVKQIDPSSSLRSKILTDSKPTISIVEDQSEDSRAFRNRFFGTRAFRLRDEARRNDLKFEYIKTEDNYADILTKPTSIAIFKKLTHSWVK; translated from the exons atgtcaaaccaagttactatcgacaacgccgaagaaaacattctttctaaatatgGTAGCGCCGCTAAAGTTCCCTTCTCAATGAATAGAGAAGCGGAGGATTCTTTGTTTACGTCTCGTGGGAAATCAAACTCTTCGGAAATTAGTAACAATGGCACTGATCCCAACTTGAGTGATTCACAAAGAGACTTTCCTTCGTTGCAACCTTCAATCCCGGCCAGTGTTGATAACAAACAGGAAGGTTCCCCTAAATCAAGCGCATACGATGCGGGTTATCAACACACTGGTTCCACACAAGGTTATACTTACCCTTACCCATGGCCGAGTCCATATCCTCCAATTGCGCCACCAATGGTGCCACCAATGGGGAATGGCATGTTCAACTGGAATATGAATGCTGACGGAATAAAATACATTCCGGCCACTAGCTATGAAACATTCATGTACCAGCAAAAACTGCTGAACGATCAGTTCAAGCAATATCGAAAGTTCTATGACCAGAGATCAGAAGATGATACCACTTCTGAGTCCGCTAAAGAGTCTAACAATGAACAAGTGTTACCAGACTTGGATGAGATCAGTAATCCTTCGGAATTTCCCAGATGGATGAgatcattcaaaagatttctggAAGACAACAAACTAGGTGATATCATACCTGACAGATTAAATGAATCTGAGAGGGACGCCACGAAAAGCGAAAAGgctttcatcattaattccttcaaaacatATGTGAAGGAAACAGCCTATCCAAAGAGCGTCAAAGACGCAATAAAAAGAGGACACGACCTGTTCCGAATTATCCTATGCCATGTATCCGAAGACAGTAACCTTAGATCCGCTATATGGAGAGAACTAACCACAATAAGTTACGACGGATCTGAAGATTCATATTACTATACTAGTAGAGTGAAAGAGCTTTATAGTCAACTTAAAGCAACAAATTCCAACATCCCAGAAGACATAATTTGTGAATACCtgctcaaaaatttgcacGGTCAATATGCAAAGATTAGGGAGAATCATTACCTGGAATACGACCTGAACACAATCGCAGGCATTTCGAAATGTGTATTGCGCACATATGAcagattgataaaaaataagaaacatACATCTGAAACATCACCTTCAGTAACAAACAGACATTGTTACAAGTGTTCCTCTGAGGGCCATTTTGCTCCTCAATGCCCAAATGTCAAAGATAAACTACCAAAACCCTCCATCAATTCACGAAAGGAGAAAAAGCCTTACCATCGTAAGGGTATCCATAAAATCGGACTCACCCGCGACACAGAGTTACTT GGCATTCTCCAgaattcgaagaagaaacgtCCGAGTATGACGAAGACACCACAAACTGGTGAACTAGTTGAAGATAACCAACATCTATTGATTGACTCTGGGGCCGCCATATCAGTAATTCGCGACCCAGGCCTCCTTCACAACATTAATAAACACCCCAATATAGGCATAGCTGACGCGCAAGATCGTGAGATCCCCATAAGTGTCAGTGGTGACCTACAGCTAAGCTTCCCGGGTACCTCCATTATCCACACACAGGCAGTGGCATCTACAGTGCCACATGTCGACATATTGAGCCTCCATGAGCTCCAAAAAAACGGAATCACCGTCgacttcaacaattccCAAGTAACTAATAATAAAGGGAAAATGGTAGCACGGATCAAAAAGATCGGACCTTACTATTGGATACCGGCAAAATATATCCATAAACCACACAAAAAGTTGAACGTCATGAACGTTCAAAAACAACCATTGTTCCCTATGGAATTTATACATCGGCTCCTAGGTCATGTCAACATTAAAACTTTAAGAGATTCCATTAAGCAAGGGATGCTGACAAATTTATCCATGGATGACATAGATTGGTCCGGATACTCTAACTTCCAGTGTGAGGATTGTGTGAGCggaaaaagcaaaaagcACAAACACTTGGTGGGTTCCAGATTGACATACCAAAAATCCTATCAACCCTTCGAGTTCTTACATACCGATATTTTTGGACCTGTACCTCACATGCCCACATCGTCACCATCATACTTCATGGCATTCACAGATGAAGCCACGAGATTTAGATGGGTTTTTGGCTTGTGGAataaagaagctgaaaCGGTTACCTCAAAGTTTCGCGAACTGGTAAATATGGTTAAAACCCAGTTCAACACAAAGGTACGCAGCTTCCAAATGGACAGAGGATCCGAATATACTAATAAGACAATTCGTAACTTCTTCAAGGAGTACGGAATAATCCCGTGCTACACTTCCGTAGGTGACTCAAAAGCAAACGGAGTAGCTGAACGACTTAATTATACACTGCTCGATGATTGCCGGACACTGCTTCGCAGTAGCAATCTACCATTACATCTTTGGTTCTATGCAGTGCAGTTCTCGACGCTAATGAGGAACTCATTAATAACGTCCAGTGTTGGCACTTCCTCCAGGGCCAAAGCAGGTCTGACAGGACTAGATGTCAGCActattttaccatttggaCAACGTGTCATGGTAAATAATCCGCCAAAGAACAAACTTAGACCACGGGGTGTAGTGGGATTCGCACTCACACCATCCGCGGAATCCCATGGCTATCTAATATACATCCCATCGAAACATACCATCACTGACACTACGAACTACCTGATAATTCGGGGTGATCCTCACGACAGGACAGATGACGCCGACGCAGTCATCGCTCCCCTACTTGATCAACTCGAAGCCAGACAGGACGGTGAATTCGATAATAATATGTCCACCCATTCGGGTGGTATGGAAATGGATGTGTCAATCCATTCGGGTGGTACCATTCATCAAAGGCCTGTATTACCAACCCCAACAGCCGATAACCTATCTACCTCGTCGGGTGGTAATGACCCTATCCAAACTGGAACCACAGATACAACTGAAGTCATACCAGAGTATATCTCTGAGGGCAACAATGACGTTCTAGGACCAGACATCCATGATGATCCACCGGAACATACCAATGATGATCCACCGGAACATACCAATGATGATCCTCCTGAACATACCAGTGACGAGATCGCTGATGATATCGAGGAACATGGTTCAAACATGATCAATGAAGATCCCCGaatcaatcttcaaagcgCAAACCATGCTGTCACCTATGATGATACAGAAGGTGACGATCAGCCCACGCAGAATGAACCAACGTCAAACCCCATAAATGATCCAGCAAACGATCACCCATCGTCCGCCATCATTGACAACACTAAGACACCGGATCCAATTCCCGATACCGTCTCAAGAAGAaccatcaataatgatattgaccCAAGCAGTGCAATTGCATCCACAGTCGGAATACAGGCATCTGCTTACGATGATGTTGCTCCTACTACGGAAGATGAGCGCACCACATCATCGACCTCCACAGCAGAACTCGATCCACTTCCCAGCGAGGAAGAGTCCCCCGCACCAGAGAGTACTACTGTAGCAACTCCCGATAGCGAAACACCTGAGTCTATCTCCAATGTGGGTGGTAACGATCAGTCTCCAGAAGTTAATGCTAAAAGtttagaagaaagaaagaatagaatttttcagtaccGTAATGGCGACATCCCGAGGGTAAAGCCACCAagtacaaaaagaaaaagtagtCTAGCTCTaggtgaaattgaagataggACTCAACGCAAGAGACCAAAGCGTCATATACTTTATGTCAACGCAGTACACTCGAATCCAACTCCTCATATTAAACCCTCCTTAAGTTACTATGAGGCAATtgtcaataatgatgataaaaatgatgcaaaaggATACAACGAAGCCTACATGAAGGAATATGaccaattgatcaaaatgaagacCTGGGATCCTAACAAACCTGTAAATGAAAAGACGATCCCTAGACAACAAATAATAAACTCcatgtttattttcaacactaAGAGAGATGGAAGGAAGAAATGCAGATTCGTTGCAAGAGGTGACCAGCAGAAGGCTGGAACTTACAAAGAAGACCTCAAAGCAAACACGGTACATCATTACGCCCTGATGACCAGTCTCAACATAGCACTagacaagaaaatgtttatcACCCAATTAGACATATCCTCAGCGTACCTATACGctgaattggaagaagatctgTACATCAGAGCACCTCCACACATGAAgctcaaaggaaaagcaTTCAAGTTGAACAAGTCACTATATGGACTTAAGCAGAGCGGAGCGAACTGGTACAAGATGATTGGCAGTTACTTAACCAACTCTTGCAACATGACAGAATTAACCGGTTGGCCATGCGtgttcaaagatgaaaatgaatgtttTGTATGCCTCTTTGTAGACGACATGATCGTCCTGTCTAAAGATATCAAGGCAGCAAACAAACTGGTCAAAActctaaagaaaaagttcgAGACCAAAGTGATCCACGATGGGAAATTAGACGAAAACAACATGGCCACATACGATATTCTAGGACTGGAAATAGAATATACGTTcggaaagaaaatgacaataGGAATGGAAAACTCCTTAACCGAAAAGCTTCCACATTTAGGTTTTGATATCGAAAAGGATAACAAGAAGTTTCTTGTGCCAGGCACACCAGGTGAACACATCCACAAAGATAATCTGGtcgttgaagaagacgactacaaagaaaaggttaAGCAAATGCAGAAGGCTATAGGATTGCTATCATATGTGGGATACAAATATAGATTCGATATTCTATATTATGTGAACATCCTAGCTCAGCATACACTATACCCCTCAGAGCAAGTGGAGAAACTCACCAAACAGCTGTTGAACTTCGTGTGGCAGTCAAAACACAAAAAGCTGATTTGGCATGCCAACAAGCATACCAAGACAAATAGGATTACCGCTATCACTGACGCATCGTTTGCGAATGAAGAAGGATTCCGATCACAATTGGGCCATTACTACTGCCTAAATGGAAAAGTCATCGGTGGGAGATCATCTAGCGAAAAACTGCGTGTCATATCATCTACCGAAGCAGAAATATATGCGGTAAGCGAATCAGTCCCAATGTTACAAGGAGTAGCATGCCTagtaaaacaaattgatccatcatcatcacttaGGTCGAAGATACTAACTGACTCAAAACCTACTATATCAATAGTAGAGGACCAAAGCGAAGATTCAAGAGCGTTCAGAAATCGTTTCTTCGGGACACGAGCTTTCAGGTTAAGAGATGAAGCTAGACGCAACGATCTGAAGTTCGAATACATAAAGACAGAAGATAACTATGCGGACATATTGACCAAGCCTACATCAATAGCCATATTCAAGAAGCTTACTCATTCATGGGTGAAATAG